The Tissierellales bacterium sequence AATCTTAGATCCTAGTAACAATCCACCAACCTCTGACATGTAAATTAATTGTGTTACTGATACTGCAGCTATTATAAACAATGTCATTGGATTTTGAATAGTTCCAGCTGCAATTACAGATGGTAAGAAC is a genomic window containing:
- a CDS encoding YjiH family protein, whose translation is FLPSVIAAGTIQNPMTLFIIAAVSVTQLIYMSEVGGLLLGSKIPVKISDLIIIFLERTIITLPVVVLMANMFF